The following proteins are co-located in the Paenibacillus sp. FSL H8-0079 genome:
- the dnaX gene encoding DNA polymerase III subunit gamma/tau, with product MEHIALYRAWRPQSFQDMVGQQHIIQTLQNAIREQRTSHAYLFSGPRGTGKTSAAKILAKAVNCERGPAPEPCNECEACRRITTGAVMDVQEIDAASNRGVEEIRDLREKVKYAPTEVRQKVYIIDEVHMLTTEAFNALLKTLEEPPPHVMFILATTEPHRLPATIISRCQRFDFRRVSLEEQTARLTLICEQEGMEADQDALQYIARLSDGGMRDALSVLDQISSFTDGRVTYQQVMDMTGGIASEQFAKLAASLLKGDVGQILQMIEGFMHEGKSADKCMENLLYYFRDLLMIKMVPDADKLTDRVLNPESFRDMAESFTKEQLFHMIDTLNRYQSEMKYAVQPQTLFEVALLKLCSIPAQGEVSVQVGASSHAAPADGGEINRLKQQLAELEKKLDRALKSGLSGGEGASSAPSRPATRAPVSRGNSPAKLPAQLDQYVARKGAPEFADLSKKWSQILQRVKEERVTVHAWFVDGEPVSLLEDNVLVAFKNNIHRETTEKQANREVIERVLSEQLGRPARLVTMMLKDWTGAMEGASEAPKEDFKLEPEHEDGGSGNKQPWIDEAIQLFGEDLVVIKE from the coding sequence ATGGAGCATATCGCGTTATACCGGGCTTGGCGTCCCCAGTCGTTTCAAGATATGGTGGGACAACAGCATATTATTCAGACCTTGCAGAACGCGATTCGTGAACAGCGGACTTCCCACGCCTACTTATTTAGCGGGCCCAGAGGAACGGGAAAGACAAGTGCCGCCAAGATTTTGGCCAAAGCTGTGAACTGCGAACGTGGGCCTGCGCCTGAACCTTGTAACGAGTGTGAAGCTTGCCGCAGGATTACGACTGGCGCTGTGATGGATGTACAGGAGATTGATGCTGCATCCAATCGTGGTGTTGAGGAAATCCGTGATCTTCGGGAAAAGGTTAAATATGCGCCAACCGAAGTCCGGCAGAAAGTCTATATTATTGATGAAGTGCACATGCTGACGACGGAGGCATTCAATGCTTTGCTCAAAACATTGGAGGAGCCACCGCCACATGTGATGTTTATTTTGGCAACAACGGAACCACATCGCCTTCCGGCTACCATTATATCGCGTTGTCAGCGATTTGATTTTCGCCGGGTTTCCTTGGAAGAGCAGACAGCAAGGCTTACACTGATCTGTGAACAGGAAGGTATGGAAGCTGACCAGGATGCACTCCAATACATTGCCCGTTTATCGGACGGTGGAATGAGGGATGCACTTAGTGTGCTGGATCAGATCTCTTCATTTACGGATGGACGAGTAACGTACCAGCAGGTTATGGATATGACCGGCGGAATTGCTTCGGAGCAATTTGCCAAACTTGCTGCTTCACTGCTTAAAGGTGATGTTGGTCAAATTTTGCAGATGATTGAAGGCTTTATGCATGAAGGAAAGAGTGCAGACAAGTGCATGGAGAATCTGCTTTATTATTTCCGTGATTTGCTTATGATTAAGATGGTACCTGATGCAGATAAACTGACGGACCGGGTACTTAATCCGGAATCTTTCCGTGATATGGCGGAGTCGTTTACCAAGGAGCAACTGTTCCACATGATCGACACCCTTAATCGGTATCAGAGTGAGATGAAATATGCGGTACAGCCACAGACATTATTTGAAGTTGCGTTGCTTAAACTGTGTAGTATTCCAGCACAAGGAGAGGTCTCTGTTCAAGTTGGAGCTTCATCACATGCGGCACCTGCTGATGGGGGAGAGATCAACCGCTTGAAGCAGCAACTTGCTGAGCTGGAGAAGAAGTTGGATCGTGCACTTAAGAGCGGGTTGTCTGGTGGAGAGGGTGCATCAAGCGCTCCATCGCGACCGGCAACGAGAGCCCCTGTATCGAGAGGGAACTCGCCTGCGAAGCTTCCTGCACAGTTGGATCAGTATGTTGCCCGCAAGGGAGCCCCTGAGTTCGCAGATCTCAGCAAAAAATGGAGTCAGATCCTGCAACGAGTGAAGGAAGAAAGGGTTACCGTTCATGCCTGGTTTGTGGATGGTGAGCCAGTATCATTGCTTGAAGACAATGTTCTGGTTGCTTTTAAAAACAATATTCACCGCGAAACGACGGAGAAGCAGGCTAACCGTGAAGTCATTGAGCGGGTGTTGTCCGAACAACTTGGGCGTCCAGCACGATTGGTGACGATGATGCTCAAAGATTGGACCGGGGCAATGGAAGGGGCTTCTGAAGCGCCAAAGGAGGACTTTAAGCTTGAACCTGAGCATGAAGACGGCGGTTCAGGCAACAAACAGCCTTGGATTGATGAAGCTATCCAGCTCTTTGGTGAGGACCTTGTAGTGATCAAAGAATAA
- a CDS encoding YbaB/EbfC family nucleoid-associated protein, with the protein MNNMNQMMKQVKKMQEQMLKAQEELADKTVQGTSGGGVVTAEVNGHKKLLAITIKPEAVDPEDVEMLQDLVMTAVNDAMAKADEIANKDMGKFTGGMNIPGLF; encoded by the coding sequence ATGAACAACATGAACCAAATGATGAAACAAGTGAAGAAAATGCAGGAGCAAATGCTGAAAGCACAAGAGGAACTGGCGGACAAGACAGTCCAAGGTACTTCGGGTGGCGGCGTTGTGACGGCTGAAGTTAACGGACACAAGAAATTGCTTGCTATCACGATCAAACCGGAAGCGGTAGATCCGGAAGATGTTGAAATGTTGCAGGATCTCGTTATGACGGCTGTTAATGATGCAATGGCCAAAGCTGATGAGATTGCCAACAAGGATATGGGCAAGTTCACAGGCGGCATGAATATTCCGGGATTATTTTAA
- the recR gene encoding recombination mediator RecR: MYYPEPIAKLIDAFTRLPGVGPKTAARLAFHVLNMKEDDVIDFAKALVSVKRNLHYCSVCCNITDTDPCRICQDKSRDVSVICVVQDSKDLVAMERTKEFDGYYHVLQGAISPMEGIGPDDIRLKELLIRLSDERIKEIILATNPNIEGEATAMYISRLVRPFEISVTRIAHGLPVGGDLEYADEVTLSKALEGRREMR; the protein is encoded by the coding sequence TTGTATTATCCCGAACCAATAGCAAAGCTGATTGATGCCTTCACCCGGTTGCCGGGTGTGGGTCCCAAGACGGCAGCGCGTTTAGCTTTTCATGTGCTTAACATGAAGGAAGATGACGTTATCGACTTTGCCAAAGCACTCGTGAGTGTGAAGCGTAACCTTCATTACTGCTCTGTGTGTTGTAATATCACCGATACGGATCCGTGTCGCATCTGTCAGGATAAGTCCAGAGATGTCTCTGTAATCTGTGTAGTTCAGGATTCGAAAGATCTGGTGGCGATGGAGCGCACCAAGGAATTCGATGGGTACTATCATGTGTTACAGGGTGCAATTTCACCTATGGAGGGAATTGGCCCAGACGATATCCGTTTGAAGGAACTCCTGATTCGATTAAGTGATGAACGGATAAAAGAGATCATTCTGGCGACGAACCCCAATATTGAGGGCGAGGCTACAGCAATGTACATCTCCCGCTTGGTGCGTCCGTTTGAAATCAGTGTGACCCGGATTGCCCATGGATTGCCTGTAGGTGGCGATCTGGAGTATG